The Saprospiraceae bacterium genome includes a window with the following:
- a CDS encoding DKNYY domain-containing protein: MKIFIIIILAFIIMFFISSCETGYVKRGHNWVWVTNDENFGSRDHWIDGIDMESFKVLKQNKNFATDKYSAYFRGRKISHATSDGFVPLTDNAYGYAKDNYRVFFDNEVILKADPKTFEVLEFPYSRDKNDVYNGTLPMNLEKNDVEEFKVTNEDKLMKGSKTTTLLSEFLKFSPEYQWIEDLDIEVKWVVTGRWGTGETKTKKFKGLEEIK; the protein is encoded by the coding sequence GTGAAAATATTCATCATCATTATATTGGCATTCATTATTATGTTCTTTATTTCTTCCTGTGAAACCGGCTATGTCAAAAGAGGACACAATTGGGTTTGGGTCACCAATGACGAAAATTTTGGTAGCAGAGACCATTGGATTGATGGGATAGACATGGAAAGTTTTAAAGTTTTAAAGCAGAATAAAAATTTTGCGACAGACAAATATTCCGCTTATTTCAGAGGCAGAAAAATTAGCCATGCCACTTCCGATGGTTTCGTTCCATTGACAGACAATGCATACGGATATGCCAAAGATAATTACCGTGTATTTTTTGACAATGAAGTCATTTTGAAAGCAGATCCGAAAACATTTGAAGTGCTTGAATTTCCTTATTCACGTGATAAAAATGATGTCTATAACGGTACATTGCCCATGAATTTAGAGAAAAATGATGTTGAAGAATTTAAGGTAACCAATGAAGATAAATTGATGAAGGGTTCGAAAACAACCACACTGCTCAGTGAGTTTTTAAAATTCAGTCCTGAATATCAGTGGATAGAAGATTTAGACATTGAAGTGAAATGGGTGGTTACTGGTCGTTGGGGTACAGGAGAAACAAAAACGAAGAAATTTAAAGGATTAGAGGAAATCAAATAA
- a CDS encoding FG-GAP repeat protein, producing the protein MSKVIIFIVFLSTLHLHAQNVGIGTDTPVEKLDVSGSIRTTGEIKPNGVAGQANQVLTSNGNGTMSWSAMFHNNEEETTGNGAWGDCSLNNITGYQPVADEDGGQDQNFASCVAISGNYAVIGIESFNEGALISCGSAVVMKRNVSTGIWEFHSRLFHPEPASYDRFGSSAAISEDFIIIGTKFDDIAGIQDIGSASIFKRNPNTDVWEFMTNIYNSNPEADNNFGTSVAISAEYAIVGAPRDTENGINTTGSATIFKYNSMTNTWQFQGKLINNSASPLDGFGSSVSLSGDYIVIGSPFDDEGGFFDNGSASIFKRNSNTNVWDFQVKLIGVSGLSHLENFGSSVSISGDYVVVGSENDNFSGLTSAGSATIFKRNPVTGVWGAQKTLTKVNPENYDFYGKSVTISGDYVIISSPFADVNGIENAGTVFIYKRFGTIWQLVQNFSNPNFSSFELFGNSVVLDGVTKRFLIGAKNSNGNTGMAFFGKIK; encoded by the coding sequence ATGAGTAAAGTTATCATTTTTATAGTATTTTTATCTACACTACATCTCCATGCTCAAAATGTAGGAATCGGAACAGATACACCTGTGGAAAAACTAGATGTATCTGGCAGTATTCGTACAACAGGAGAGATAAAACCTAATGGCGTAGCAGGGCAGGCAAATCAAGTCCTCACTTCCAATGGAAACGGTACGATGTCATGGTCGGCTATGTTTCATAATAACGAAGAAGAAACAACAGGTAACGGTGCATGGGGCGACTGCAGTTTGAATAATATCACAGGGTATCAACCGGTAGCGGATGAAGATGGCGGACAAGATCAAAATTTTGCTTCTTGTGTAGCTATATCAGGAAATTATGCAGTAATAGGAATAGAATCGTTTAATGAAGGAGCTTTAATTAGTTGTGGCTCCGCCGTAGTCATGAAACGTAACGTTTCTACTGGTATATGGGAGTTTCATTCCAGATTATTTCATCCTGAACCTGCTTCATATGATAGATTTGGGTCAAGTGCAGCAATTTCAGAAGATTTTATAATAATTGGGACAAAATTTGACGATATCGCGGGTATCCAGGACATTGGTTCAGCTTCGATTTTCAAAAGAAATCCAAATACAGATGTTTGGGAATTTATGACAAACATTTATAATTCAAATCCTGAAGCAGATAATAATTTTGGTACGAGTGTGGCAATTTCAGCAGAATACGCAATTGTAGGTGCACCAAGAGATACAGAAAATGGGATTAATACCACTGGTTCTGCTACTATATTTAAATATAATAGTATGACAAATACGTGGCAATTTCAAGGAAAACTTATTAATAATAGTGCTTCACCATTGGATGGTTTTGGTAGCAGTGTTAGTTTATCAGGTGATTATATAGTTATAGGTTCTCCTTTTGATGATGAAGGCGGTTTTTTTGACAATGGTTCTGCATCTATTTTTAAAAGAAATTCTAACACAAATGTGTGGGATTTCCAAGTCAAACTCATTGGAGTGTCAGGATTGAGTCATTTAGAAAATTTTGGAAGTAGTGTTTCAATATCTGGTGATTATGTTGTGGTCGGTTCGGAAAATGATAATTTTTCTGGACTAACAAGTGCAGGTTCCGCTACCATATTTAAAAGGAATCCAGTAACCGGAGTGTGGGGTGCTCAAAAAACTTTGACAAAAGTAAATCCTGAGAATTATGATTTTTACGGTAAAAGTGTTACTATTTCAGGTGATTATGTGATAATATCTTCACCTTTTGCGGATGTGAACGGCATAGAAAATGCTGGCACGGTTTTCATTTATAAACGATTTGGAACTATTTGGCAGCTTGTTCAGAATTTTTCTAATCCTAATTTTAGCAGCTTTGAACTATTTGGGAATTCTGTAGTACTAGATGGAGTGACTAAAAGATTTCTTATTGGAGCAAAAAATTCGAACGGCAATACCGGTATGGCATTCTTCGGAAAGATTAAATAA
- a CDS encoding DKNYY domain-containing protein gives MNNKTMTYIICLLGVAALWFFTSCKSNKDKADTINTDKLTNGFVKKSDSIWFHDVALENVDPNTFEIIDDYFFKDKDRVHFYETYRVSQDYFTSKRKKILPLENADTHSFVSLGDGYAKDNSAAWYLDRAFKVDDLESLTVLNHHFVKDDKTVYVDRKPIAGSYGKSFELITDRYAKDSQNYYYCTPFDGKYEINPISCHYTLFVVIDYQYSKDNVSVYYEGEKISQAESGTFELISSGYSKDKQHVYFRDKIVEKADPSSFTTFTENENSMGETVYAKDKNGIYISEKHFAGADVATFKILNEKYTMDKNGVYYQREKVKNADPFTFKVFPHFIGDADAEDKNHRYGEGKVVE, from the coding sequence ATGAATAACAAGACCATGACATATATTATTTGTTTGCTGGGCGTAGCCGCACTTTGGTTTTTTACATCCTGCAAAAGCAATAAAGATAAAGCAGATACTATAAACACTGACAAACTTACCAATGGTTTTGTCAAAAAGAGCGATAGTATATGGTTTCATGATGTGGCGCTTGAAAATGTGGACCCAAATACATTTGAAATAATAGATGATTATTTTTTTAAAGATAAAGACCGTGTTCATTTTTATGAAACATATCGGGTGAGTCAGGATTATTTTACGAGTAAAAGAAAAAAAATTCTCCCACTAGAAAATGCTGATACTCATAGTTTTGTAAGTCTGGGAGATGGTTATGCAAAAGACAATTCCGCTGCCTGGTATCTCGATAGAGCTTTTAAGGTAGATGATTTGGAAAGTCTGACGGTGTTGAATCATCATTTTGTAAAGGATGACAAAACAGTCTATGTAGATAGAAAGCCAATAGCAGGAAGTTATGGTAAAAGCTTTGAACTGATCACGGACCGATATGCCAAAGACTCCCAAAATTACTATTATTGCACGCCCTTTGACGGAAAGTATGAGATTAATCCTATCTCTTGTCATTACACGTTATTTGTGGTGATAGATTACCAATATTCAAAGGATAATGTGAGCGTATATTATGAAGGTGAAAAAATATCACAAGCAGAAAGCGGCACTTTTGAGTTGATTTCTTCTGGTTATTCGAAGGATAAACAGCATGTCTATTTTCGAGATAAAATAGTAGAAAAAGCAGACCCATCCTCATTTACTACCTTTACCGAAAATGAAAATTCTATGGGCGAAACGGTATATGCAAAAGATAAAAACGGTATCTATATTAGTGAAAAGCACTTTGCAGGAGCGGATGTAGCCACTTTCAAAATACTCAACGAAAAATATACTATGGATAAAAATGGTGTGTATTACCAAAGGGAAAAAGTCAAAAATGCAGATCCTTTCACGTTCAAGGTTTTTCCACATTTCATAGGCGATGCAGATGCAGAAGATAAAAATCATCGGTATGGGGAAGGTAAGGTGGTAGAATAA
- a CDS encoding response regulator transcription factor, whose translation MKAIQILIVEDEVLIAESIKLYLHERGHCVNYIALSFDEAVEAFHLRRPDLILIDIRLYGLKSGIDLAAYISALKNCPPYIYLTSQYDQRILSQALETNPYGYLTKPIRKETLWTTVESAYNLHQTNQVEQPLITIQDGKNNYNINANDILYVQAEHVYCKIVNNEKKEIIIRKTMKQFVELLAFDFMIFCHRSFIINAKYITSWNQETIFLNREILIPVSRSRRQEIMNKIDQLKLSKNE comes from the coding sequence ATGAAAGCTATTCAAATATTAATAGTCGAAGATGAAGTGCTCATTGCAGAATCCATCAAACTTTATCTCCACGAAAGAGGACATTGTGTAAATTACATAGCCTTATCATTCGATGAAGCAGTGGAGGCTTTCCACCTTCGCAGACCTGATTTAATTCTTATCGATATTCGACTATACGGATTGAAATCAGGAATAGACCTGGCAGCTTACATTTCAGCACTGAAAAACTGTCCTCCATATATATACCTAACTTCCCAATATGATCAGCGAATATTGAGCCAGGCATTAGAGACAAATCCTTATGGCTATCTCACAAAACCTATCCGTAAAGAAACCTTATGGACAACCGTGGAATCCGCATATAATTTACACCAGACAAATCAAGTGGAACAACCATTAATAACCATACAGGACGGAAAAAATAATTACAACATCAATGCCAATGATATTCTTTATGTACAAGCAGAACATGTTTATTGTAAAATTGTCAATAATGAAAAAAAAGAAATCATTATCCGGAAAACGATGAAGCAATTTGTTGAGTTGTTGGCTTTTGATTTTATGATTTTTTGTCACAGAAGTTTTATCATTAATGCAAAATATATTACCAGTTGGAATCAGGAAACAATCTTTCTGAACAGAGAAATTTTAATCCCGGTCAGCAGGTCCCGAAGGCAGGAAATAATGAACAAGATTGATCAATTGAAATTATCCAAAAATGAATAA
- a CDS encoding sensor histidine kinase yields MKIFSIHGSYLSITGTAFSQFLGPLICFTRNIINFIFTKKREFTTVSFLIWASFSFSQDCQNSDLEAYDRQMQVFIQKLEANKAITYSDSVLIVAEQNKLGDCEKTSWILLERSEALELNNKYEEALDIAYKIVSKAEKNKWWSLLAKTDISIARCFEKIGRSGDCLLYLNKAKEIIEEHRLDTVYAHYCLRFSSYHRIYGSQDSAKIYALKSIESGHKYGVFRAVFDGHLLMGIISTDLDTSIFHFQQAVNVFSERGDFYGAASQSVNIASRLINGGRNEDAWKAISQSEMFLTKTEDKNTNYYRILSRIQHLRQSLFESQGNLDSSYHYLKLAYTNENKAQWYVNQEKITQNAIEFAIEKEKEKVKHEQQFSQILRMGLVGLVFLLLMLSWALFNNQKKQKQITTQNQTIISKNDSLNKSNQKQAILLSEIHHRVKNNLQVIISLLALEGTKSQNPEVNNLLEEIGSKVKSIALIHDQLYNSGDFEKINLQSYLNELCTHFQEFQSENYNFDFEIECEDVHLNLETVFPLGIICTELINNSLKFGRRDDQKLKIVISLKQINGKFIMQYKDNGTGYKDVVSGTPLQKMGLNIIQNMVRQLQAESSRYNDQGAVFSILFEEKQVSVI; encoded by the coding sequence TTGAAAATATTCTCAATTCATGGCAGCTATTTGAGTATCACCGGAACCGCCTTTAGTCAGTTCTTAGGGCCATTGATTTGTTTTACCCGGAATATTATAAATTTTATTTTCACAAAAAAAAGAGAATTTACTACTGTCTCTTTTTTAATTTGGGCGTCCTTTTCTTTTTCACAAGACTGTCAGAATAGTGATCTGGAAGCATATGACCGGCAAATGCAGGTGTTCATTCAAAAATTAGAAGCAAATAAAGCAATAACTTATTCGGATTCTGTTCTTATTGTAGCAGAGCAAAATAAATTGGGAGACTGTGAAAAAACTTCGTGGATTTTATTGGAGAGGAGTGAAGCTTTGGAATTGAATAACAAATATGAAGAAGCATTAGATATTGCTTATAAAATAGTAAGTAAAGCTGAAAAAAATAAATGGTGGTCACTACTTGCAAAAACCGATATATCGATTGCAAGGTGTTTTGAAAAAATCGGAAGGTCAGGTGATTGTTTATTATACCTTAATAAAGCTAAAGAAATTATTGAAGAGCATCGACTTGATACTGTTTATGCACACTATTGTCTTAGATTTTCGTCATATCATCGGATATACGGTAGTCAGGATTCAGCAAAAATATACGCCTTAAAATCCATCGAATCCGGACATAAATACGGAGTATTCCGAGCTGTATTTGATGGTCATTTATTGATGGGTATAATATCCACCGATCTTGATACGTCTATATTTCATTTTCAGCAAGCAGTGAATGTATTCTCTGAGAGAGGAGATTTTTATGGAGCAGCATCTCAATCCGTAAATATTGCTTCAAGGCTAATAAATGGCGGAAGAAATGAAGATGCCTGGAAAGCCATAAGTCAATCTGAAATGTTCCTTACCAAAACAGAAGACAAAAATACAAACTACTATCGAATTCTCTCCAGAATACAACATCTACGTCAATCTCTGTTTGAATCTCAAGGGAACCTTGACTCATCTTATCATTACCTTAAGTTGGCTTACACAAACGAAAATAAAGCCCAATGGTATGTAAATCAGGAAAAAATAACACAAAATGCTATAGAATTTGCCATCGAAAAAGAAAAGGAAAAAGTTAAGCACGAACAACAATTCAGTCAGATTTTAAGGATGGGTCTGGTAGGTTTGGTATTTCTTTTACTGATGTTGAGTTGGGCGCTGTTTAATAATCAGAAAAAACAAAAACAAATTACCACCCAAAATCAAACAATAATTTCCAAAAATGATTCTCTGAATAAATCCAATCAAAAACAGGCTATACTTTTATCAGAAATTCATCATCGTGTCAAAAACAACCTCCAGGTTATCATAAGTCTTCTTGCACTGGAAGGTACTAAATCACAGAATCCGGAAGTAAATAACTTATTGGAAGAGATAGGAAGTAAAGTGAAGAGTATTGCGTTGATTCATGATCAATTGTATAATTCCGGAGATTTCGAAAAAATAAATCTGCAAAGTTATTTGAATGAACTGTGCACCCATTTTCAGGAATTTCAATCAGAAAATTATAATTTTGACTTTGAGATTGAATGCGAAGATGTTCATCTGAATCTGGAGACAGTTTTTCCCCTCGGAATTATATGTACAGAATTGATAAATAATTCTCTAAAGTTTGGCAGAAGGGATGACCAGAAACTAAAAATAGTTATTAGTCTGAAACAAATAAATGGTAAATTTATCATGCAATATAAAGATAACGGAACGGGATACAAGGATGTGGTTTCCGGCACGCCATTGCAAAAGATGGGATTAAATATCATACAAAATATGGTTCGGCAACTTCAGGCTGAAAGCAGCCGATACAATGACCAAGGGGCGGTATTCAGCATTTTGTTTGAAGAAAAGCAGGTTTCTGTAATATGA